GTTGTTATTCTTTGTTTTACAGTATTAGTTAACTTTGCAGTTCTAAAGGACCATTTTGCAGTAGGGAAGTTTCGTCCTTTCTTTTTATCCCATTTATTTCAATTCATTCTTTTCATGGTGCTTCGTAAGTTTAGCTTAGTAAGAGCattgtaatattttgttttaagAATTACATATCTAAAACCTGTTTGCTTATGTATTGCTTCAGTTCACTTTTTCCTCGTGAAAACTAAGATTTGGTTTCTTATATTTACAAAGCTGTACTCTAACTTCCATATGCAGAGCCTTGAAGATTTTGAATTCCGACATAGATCCTATACCTTCTGAGATTCTTGCGGAGTTCAATTTGCTAAACCTTTTTGATGTATGTTACTAACTGGTTATATACTTATTTCTTCTGTTTCATAGTTTAATTTACTAAACCCTTTTTTACATCGTAtcctattttgaaatatggttgCCACCTTGCTTCTTCTAATTATTAGATTTAGTATTTAATTTACCTTTCTTGCTGCTTATATctattttttgatatattttcgTGGCTAATTTCAGGCATACACGGGAATTCATCGACCGAATAATTTAGCAGAAGCTGATTTGGCTCGCAGAAGACTGATATTTGACGATTTCTTTTACCTTCAGGTAATTCTAGCTGTAATTGCATGTGCCGAAAAATATAGTGCTCGACGGCTATATTAAATGCTCGAAAGAATACGCATAAAAGcccttaatattttttatcattctCGTACTATGGTGTTATTGGTTATTTGTTCCAGTTGGGAAGGCTATATCAAATGCTCGAAGCACTTGGGACACGGATCGAAAAGGAAGAATTGTTGGGCAAGTACAAACTCCACGAACTAAATGCTGCGTGTGTCGAGGATTGGTCCCCCCTCACCCAAAGGCTGTTGAAGGCGCTTCCATATTCTCTGACTCCTAGTCAGTTGAATGCGGTTTCGGAGATTATTTGGGATCTCAAGAGGCCAGTTCCTATGAACAGACTTTTGCAGGTATTGGCATggctttttaaattttatttattgtgtTACATGAAGTTGTTGCTTCTGGCGATCTTTAATGACTTTTTTGATGGATTGCGATTGGTCGCCTTGtacataaaattttcttttgtaggGTGATGTTGGCTGTGGGAAAACTGTCGTTGCTTTCTTGGCTTGTATGGAAGTTATTGGCTCAGGATTTCAGGTAATTAGcaataatttttactatttacttGGGTTTGCAAGCATAAGATGCATTATTTTGCATAGGTTACATCGTACTTTTAGTAACATGTGCAAAATTCGGTATTTAGTGCCTGTTTGGCCTGGACTCTGGAACAACTTCTATATTTCAATAAGCTGTAGTCTGGCATTTAGTAAACAAAATTCTGGAGCTTTTGCTGTTGCACGAAGCTAACATATGCTTCTGAGATCCAAAggcagaagctccaatttgagGCATTTACTTCCGCCGGAGTTGGGAGCTCTTGGGGGAGAATTTAGTAGAAAGTTGTTGATGCTTCTTCAGATAGCTCGACTAAGGCATCATTGCTTCGGGGGCTAAACAATTCTTCGCACTTTGCATCGCTGAATTTTTTTGACCTTTACAACTACCACACTGCTTGATGAGGGCTTAATATATGTAGGTACAAAATTTTCAATCGCTAGAAGTTTCCCGCAAAGTGAtggaatttgatttaatttttttgagtgTTATCTCTTATTGAATTATATTTCCCCATCACCTTTCTTTGCATTACTTCGGCAGTATAAGTGAAAGTTAATACTTATGTACCATGTGATGCTAACTATCAAAGCTTGATTTAGGCTGCTTTCATGGTTCCAACCGAACTACTCGCCATCCAACATTACGAGCATTTAAATTCTTTGTTGGAGGGTATGGAGGGGGGCGAAGGTAAACCTAACGTTGCCTTGTTAACTGGCTCCACCTCTTCAAGGGAGTCGAGGATAATTCTCAAGGCATGAGTTTCTTCTTATGATCTTCTGTTCATCCTCACGAATGATTTTTTTGGTGTTTCTTTCATGAGATATTTACATGCATACCCCTGAATTATCTGTACACGTAATCTTCATGTTCCCTTCAGAATCTGGAATTCTTATTATGTGCAAAAGTGTCTTCCGAAAACCAACTTACCCCGCAAATTCGGTTCTTTGATCATCTCTTGTTGGTTTACAGGGCCTTCAGTTAGGAGATCTAGACATGGTCGTGGGAACTCACAGCCTAATATCCGAGAAAATCGAATACTCAGCTTTACGTATTGCTGTTATCGATGAACAGCACCGCTTCGGAGTGATTCAGAGAGGAAGGTTCAACAGTAAGGTAGTTTCCTGTTTGCTGTCCATGGCCATACCTTGATTTTGTGAAAAATGTACAAATCGTACAATTCGTATGCCCGATCATTATTGCCGCTTTTTCTTTTGGAAAATTCTATACTTCTATTTTGATCTACGTGTAAACTTGATTAATATATATCCTGTTCATGATGGATGTCTACATGAATAGCTTTAACACTAATTCTTTTTCCCCCCTTGCATTTACATTATGTTACTTTGTGGATAATGTGTCCCATCCTCGACATGCACAAGTTGTAACATGATATATAAGATCATCTCGTTGAATTTTGCAGCTATATTCTTCTCCGTCATGCTGGAAAAATGATTGTACAAATCTAGAAGAGATTTCTAAAGAAAAGGCGCACATGGCACCTCATATTCTCGCTATCTCAGCTACTCCGATTCCGAGGACGTTAGCTTTGGCTTTATATGGCGATATGTCTCTTACTCAGGTATATGAGATGTTTTATAGATTCATATACTATTTAGTTATATGTTCTTGCCGCAGCATTTTACAGTTCTCGTTTTCTTGCGGCGTTTAACAAGTTGGATCTTGCTCTATTCCTGATATTGATCACTGTCCTCTTATGCTCTAAATATGATCTCTTTGCTTAATCTTCTTTTGTGACAGATTACGGATTTGCCTCCAGGAAGGAAGCCTATAGAGACTTCAGCTCTTGAAGGAAATGAAATTGGTTTCGAGAAAGTCTACCAGGTGATACTGATGATATTGATCTCAGCATTTGGTTTCTTTTTAAGTGacaaatttattcaaaattcaCGGTTATGCAGCTTATTTTTGAGCCTATTCAGTGTTTCTCTGTTTTTGAGCCTGCTACCTTTCCGACGTCAtcaaatattttagtaaatttgtAATCGAGCATGATTACTggtcaaggatttaagtgcccatcggcacgggctgTGCCCACCGTATTGTATTATGCTGACAATTTATCGAGACGATACGACGCTCATGCCGATGACATATCTCAAAatcctctttttttaaaaaattagcaaGTTGTGTGTCGACACGCATCAGTACGGCACGGCACACGCCGTTTTGTACCGTGTTTTCGGCATGACCCCATGCCatggtacttaaatccttgctacCGGTGATGTTTTGTGGGAAAATTTGTTCTTTAGGAAGTTAATAGCTTATGAAATAGagaatattttgttttgttagGTCTATGGCATCTGACCCCTAAAAAAGCATCATCTGTTTTTTAGTTTACGACATCCGACCCTCATATGATAATATTCTTAAACATGTAAAATGATAGCACACAAACTTGAAATAGACATATAATGAATGCCTACACAAAGTTTGACATGTTACTCCTGTATTAGATTATTTTTCCATATTTTTCGATCTAAATCGAGTTCGTTAGAATTGAGTAAAAAGCGTTTGGATTTACTTTTGTCGATTTCTTATGCGCTATTTAAAGTTCTTTGTACCTTCATTAAGTTGGTGTAGTTGCATAGATTTATTGttaataataactttttttaatcATTGTTGTTGTTAATTATCGCGATTCGCATGTAGATGATGAGAGAAGAGTTAATATCCGGCGGAAAAGTCTATCTTGTGTACCCAATCATACAAGAATCCGAGCAGCTGCCCCAGCTCCGTGCCGCTACCGCCGATTTCTCCAGCATATCGGGAAAGTTCGAAGATTACAAATGCGGGCTACTCCACGGGCGAATGTCCGGCGAGGAGAAAGAGAACGCGCTGAGGGACTTCAAATCGGGCGGAACCCGCATCCTCCTCGCGACCCAAGTCATCGAGATCGGCGTCGACATCCCCGACGCGTCGATGATGGTCGTGGTGAATGCCGAGAGGTTCGGAATCGCGCAGCTGCACCAGCTTAGGGGGAGAGTGGGGCGAGGGGAGCGGAAGTCACGGTGCGTGTTCTTGTCGTCCATGTCGGGGTCGGTGGCGCGGTTGAAGGTGCTGGAGAAGTCGTGCGACGGGTTTTATTTGGCGAATGCGGATCTTCTTCTTCGCGGGCCCGGGAACCTGCTAGGCAAGAAGCAGTCTGGGCATTTGCCGGAGTTTCCGATTGCTCGGCTCGAGATTGATGGgaatattcttcaagaagctcAACTTGCTGCACTGGTAAAACCATCACCTTAAATTTAACTTTCTTCGtattcattaattttaattctttagtgaaaacgtacaaaacttacctgaactatatAAGCCATTTCGAATCAGCTACCCTTATtactatcaaatctttcaatttattggATTTGAGCCAATCAACgacattttaactttaaaattcaaatgcgtcgtttatttttagagatttatttattatattttgttaaagtaaagcaattagcttaaattttgaagtcaaaatgtcgttgactaatttaaatcaaataaattttggaaGGTAAGTTCTGT
This DNA window, taken from Ananas comosus cultivar F153 linkage group 5, ASM154086v1, whole genome shotgun sequence, encodes the following:
- the LOC109710522 gene encoding ATP-dependent DNA helicase homolog RECG, chloroplastic; the protein is MAQFVTESLIQACCRLKCIPRNGLNESRLASAISLEVASGYQNTFGRTMRFSSFLHSKLSKWYSRSDHLSAQKLLEEVNGYGTASMSERSKFLNKVSVLMGYSNIQDLIEQERIRKETESDLIANDEFDFSLNFANFPCIKLGDSSFIELYDEFPTTEHGEKLSLPNSGKLVEAWNWLRTSFTSINTLSSSEEVSSINPYHSQEALVTKEIVSHKPSSEVSGSDAPILDKNIRCLPGTTSRQCRQLEESGFHTVRKLLHHFPRTYADLQNAQGPIDDGHYLMFVGTILSSKGIKASSSFAFLEVVVACELLNCESTSEVTGDNCDAEEKKMVYLHLKKFFRGSRFTYQPFLRSIESKYKEGDHVYVSGKVKKMRSKGHYEMREYSIDMLEEEEEHHAQLERRPYPLYPSKAGLKQSFLGDVISRALKILNSDIDPIPSEILAEFNLLNLFDAYTGIHRPNNLAEADLARRRLIFDDFFYLQLGRLYQMLEALGTRIEKEELLGKYKLHELNAACVEDWSPLTQRLLKALPYSLTPSQLNAVSEIIWDLKRPVPMNRLLQGDVGCGKTVVAFLACMEVIGSGFQAAFMVPTELLAIQHYEHLNSLLEGMEGGEGKPNVALLTGSTSSRESRIILKGLQLGDLDMVVGTHSLISEKIEYSALRIAVIDEQHRFGVIQRGRFNSKLYSSPSCWKNDCTNLEEISKEKAHMAPHILAISATPIPRTLALALYGDMSLTQITDLPPGRKPIETSALEGNEIGFEKVYQMMREELISGGKVYLVYPIIQESEQLPQLRAATADFSSISGKFEDYKCGLLHGRMSGEEKENALRDFKSGGTRILLATQVIEIGVDIPDASMMVVVNAERFGIAQLHQLRGRVGRGERKSRCVFLSSMSGSVARLKVLEKSCDGFYLANADLLLRGPGNLLGKKQSGHLPEFPIARLEIDGNILQEAQLAALEVLARSHDLELYPKLKAELSMRQPLCILGD